In Nitrospirota bacterium, the following are encoded in one genomic region:
- a CDS encoding sugar transferase: MLYEFIKRLLDISLSLLLLMIFSPMMLTIALLIWIDSRGGIIFYQRRVGKGGVEFNMYKFRTMVTNADEIKTSLSSEVDGPVFKLKNDPRVTKVGRVLRTWSLDETPQLFNVLFGNMTLVGPRPLEDKEMTENMEWKEIRLKVKPGMTGLWQIKGRGTGQFADWVTYDCQYVNNRSILLDLKILILTAGAVLRRKGAC; encoded by the coding sequence ATGCTGTATGAGTTTATTAAGAGACTACTTGATATCTCACTTAGTCTGCTTTTGCTTATGATTTTTTCTCCGATGATGCTGACTATAGCACTACTGATATGGATTGACTCCCGGGGGGGGATAATCTTTTACCAACGGAGAGTGGGCAAAGGAGGGGTAGAGTTCAACATGTATAAGTTTCGCACAATGGTGACAAATGCCGATGAAATCAAGACCTCATTGTCAAGTGAGGTGGATGGCCCGGTCTTTAAACTTAAAAACGATCCAAGAGTGACAAAAGTAGGCAGAGTACTCAGGACGTGGAGCCTTGATGAGACGCCACAGTTGTTTAATGTGCTATTTGGGAACATGACACTGGTAGGCCCTCGCCCGCTTGAAGACAAAGAGATGACTGAAAACATGGAGTGGAAAGAGATCAGGCTTAAAGTTAAGCCTGGGATGACCGGCCTTTGGCAGATAAAAGGCAGAGGAACAGGACAATTTGCTGACTGGGTAACATATGATTGCCAGTATGTAAATAACAGGTCTATACTTTTAGATTTAAAAATCCTGATTCTTACGGCAGGAGCGGTGTTAAGACGCAAGGGGGCCTGCTAA